Proteins co-encoded in one Salvia splendens isolate huo1 chromosome 4, SspV2, whole genome shotgun sequence genomic window:
- the LOC121798601 gene encoding pre-mRNA-splicing factor 18-like: MDILKQELMKKKQSLAQDVGGKKFFKRSEIEQKRLQRLREEEKRESEAKALRQKQLQQDHHSKDPKSSSDPNSNTENAKPNTESSSSKSLIEEQNIDNLNLPKQEVIRRLRFLKQPVTLFGEDDEARLDRLKYVLKTGLFEVDDDITEGQTNDFLRDIVELKKRQKSGIVSDRKRKSREDAGDDEDGGDGDKDLSGDGASSGADHDKDVKRMKANFEELCDEDKILVFFKKLLNEWNQELHEMTETEKRTAKGKSMVATFKQCARYLSPLFKFCRKKVLPDDIRQALMIVVKCCMKRDYLAAMDHYIKMAIGNAPWPIGVTMVGIHERSAREKIYTNSVAHVMNDETTRKYLQSIKRLMTFAQRRYPTMPSKAVEFNSLANGSDLQSLLAEEMMSEGKQAEERLLLMASPKDD; encoded by the exons ATGGATATTTTGAAGCAGGAATTGATGAAGAAAAAGCAAAGTCTGGCGCAGGACGTCGGCGGAAAGAAGTTTTTCAAGCGGTCGGAAATCGAGCAGAAACGCCTCCAGCGCCTGCGGGAGGAGGAGAAGCGTGAATCCGAGGCTAAAGCCCTCCGCCAGAAGCAGCTGCAGCAAGATCATCATAGCAAGGATCCAAAATCATCGTCAGACCCTAATTCGAACACCGAGAACGCCAAACCTAACACCGAATCCTCCTCCTCTAAATCCCTAATCGAGGAGCAAAACATCGACAATCTCAATCTGCCGAAGCAGGAGGTGATCCGCCGCCTTCGGTTCCTGAAACAGCCGGTGACGCTCTTCGGCGAAGACGATGAGGCGAGGCTCGACCGCCTCAAGTACGTGCTGAAGACGGGGCTTTTCGAGGTCGACGACGATATCACGGAAGGGCAGACGAATGACTTCCTGCGGGATATTGTGGAGCTGAAGAAGCGGCAGAAATCGGGGATTGTGAGTGATCGAAAGAGGAAGTCAAGGGAGGATGCTGGCGATGATGAGGACGGTGGGGATGGAGATAAGGATCTCAGCGGAGACGGGGCATCGTCTGGGGCTGATCACGACAAGGATGTTAAGAGAATGAAGGCGAATTTTGAGGAGTTGTGCGATGAGGATAAGATTCTGGTGTTTTTCAAGAAGTTGTTGAATGAGTGGAATCAGGAGCTTCATGAGATGACCGAGACGGAGAAGAGGACTGCCAAAGGGAAGTCGATGGTGGCGACATTTAAGCAATGTGCTCGCTATTTGAGTCCATTGTTCAAGTTCTGCAGAAAGAAG GTTCTTCCTGATGATATTCGGCAAGCATTGATGATTGTTGTCAAGTGCTGTATGAAACGTGACTACCTAGCTGCAATGGATCACTACATCAAAATGGCCATCGGGAATGCACCCTGGCCCATTGGAGTGACTATGGTTGGTATCCACGAACGTTCTGCGCGTGAGAAGATTTACACCAACAGTGTGGCACACGTCATGAACGATGAGACTACTCGTAAGTATTTACAATCTATCAAAAGGCTAATGACATTCGCCCAGCGACGCTATCCAACAATGCCTTCCAAAGCTGTGGAGTTCAACAGCCTAGCCAACGGTAGTGATCTGCAGTCGCTGTTAGCGGAGGAGATGATGTCGGAAGGGAAACAAGCTGAGGAGAGGCTTCTACTGATGGCTTCTCCCAAGGATGACTAA
- the LOC121798603 gene encoding 40S ribosomal protein S24-1-like: MADKAVTIRTRKFMTNRLLSRKQFIIDVLHPGRANVSKAELKEKLARMYEVKDTNAIFVFKFRTHFGGGKSTGFGLIYDSVENAKKFEPKYRLIRNGLDTKIEKSRKQMKERKNRTKKIRGVKKTKAGDAAKAGKKK; encoded by the exons ATGGCGGACAAGGCTGTCACAATTAGAACAAGGAAGTTCATGACAAATCGCCTCCTCTCGAGGAAGCAATTCATCATCGATGTGTTGCATCCAGGAAGAGCTAATGTTTCCAAG GCTGAGCTGAAGGAGAAGTTGGCTAGGATGTATGAGGTTAAGGATACAAATGCCATCTTTGTGTTCAAGTTCAGGACACACTTTGGTGGTGGCAAATCCACTGGCTTTGGCTTGATTTATGACTCCGTAGAAAATGCTAAGAAATTCGAACCAAAATACAGACTAATCAGG AATGGTCTTGACACCAAGATTGAGAAGTCAAGGAAGCAAATGAAAGAACGCAAGAACAGAACGAAGAAGATCCGTGGTGTCAAGAAG ACAAAGGCTGGAGATGCCGCCAAGGCTGGAAAGAAGAAATAA
- the LOC121797624 gene encoding 40S ribosomal protein S18-like, translated as MSLVANEDFQHILRVQNTNVDGKQKIMFAMTSIKGIGRRFANIVCKKADIDMNKRAGELSAAEIDSLMVIVANPRQFKIPDWFLNRKKDYKDGKFSQVTSNALDMKLRDDLERLKKIRNHRGLRHYWGLRVRGQHTKTTGRRGKTVGVSKKR; from the exons ATG TCGCTTGTTGCAAACGAGGATTTCCAGCACATTCTGCGTGTGCAAAACACAAATGTCGATGGCAAGCAGAAGATCATGTTTGCCATGACCTCGATCAAGGGTATTGGGCGCCGTTTCGCCAACATTGTCTGTAAAAAAGCTGATATCGACATGAACAAGAG AGCTGGTGAGCTTTCTGCTGCTGAGATAGATAGCTTGATGGTGATTGTTGCAAATCCTCGCCAATTCAAGATCCCAGACTGGTTTCTGAATAGGAAGAAGGATTACAAGGATGGGAAGTTCTCTCAAGTGACTTCCAATGCCTTGGACATGAAGCTCAGGGATGACCTTGAACGTTTGAAGAAAATCAG GAACCATCGTGGTCTGCGTCACTACTGGGGTCTTCGTGTGCGTGGGCAGCACACCAAGACTACTGGTCGCAGGGGAAAGACTGTTGGTGTTTCAAAGAAGCGATGA
- the LOC121800664 gene encoding late embryogenesis abundant protein D-34-like — MSQGQPQPVKYGDVFNVSGQLASQPISPQDAAALQAAETAAYGQTIKASLLDIQIDESKSTAAGDAVTIGEALEATALSAGNKPVDKSDVAAIQAAEVRAHWG, encoded by the exons ATGAGTCAAGGACAGCCGCAGCCCGTCAAGTACGGCGACGTCTTCAACGTCTCCGGCCAACTCGCTTCACAGCCCATCTCCCCACAGGATGCCGCCGCTCTTCAGGCGGCGGAGACTGCCGCCTACGGCCAGACCATCAAGG CAAGTCttt TGGACATCCAAATTGATGAGTCTAAATCGACAGCGGCGGGTGATGCTGTCACAATCGGAGAGGCACTGGAGGCAACAGCTCTCTCCGCCGGAAACAAGCCAGTTGACAAGAGTGATGTTGCTGCGATACAGGCGGCTGAGGTTCGCGCGCATTGGGGCTGA